From a region of the Corallococcus coralloides DSM 2259 genome:
- a CDS encoding phospholipase D family protein, giving the protein MLAPDTRRVLLEALKPPEGFRIDRAIATTYTLDLMAMLTAPLAFSLFDGIGGKADASSSAEASEHLNPFALLKAVRAHAERTTVFCQSTRISAPPRYQRLLAYLEDSVVEVNAPSEGGVFHPKLWALRLVGSDGEVKYRVLCLSRNLTFDPSWDTALVLDGDLADRQRAFSANRPLADFFRALPSLAVRPPPQRVLDDVARIASELERVRFELPLPFEELRFHPLGLPGYTRHPLETAPRTLIVSPFVTAPALEELAEGGILVSRMDELAKLPPESLAPFEVHVLHDGAEMLEFGDTGEAPARGGEDSPPPSGLHAKLFVQDEGWNAHVWTGSANATSAAFHQNVEFLVQLTGKKSQVGIDALLDGRQGEPGLRALLASWTPPDKPAEEDSSAKALEERLRVARSQLGRVTWIAEVTEGPDGFATRLRSEGPVVIPADLTVSVWPISLPRDTFARPLESHAGHAGVDFAARSFEALTAFFAFSLITTVGDQRAEAVFVVTAVLQNAPANRAARILQSMLDDPAKVLRFLRMLLASDPLDILEGLAGLEMTGADPAGLGTGAGAGAEVPLLEAMIRTLDRDPARLDAIHQVVQDLLSNEEGRRLLPDGFLAAWEPLWAARKSLTGEVAA; this is encoded by the coding sequence ATGCTCGCGCCTGACACGCGAAGGGTCCTGCTCGAGGCGCTCAAGCCCCCGGAGGGCTTCCGCATCGACCGCGCCATCGCGACCACCTACACGCTCGACCTGATGGCCATGCTCACCGCGCCGCTGGCCTTCTCCCTGTTCGATGGGATTGGGGGCAAGGCGGACGCGTCGAGCAGCGCGGAGGCCAGCGAGCATCTGAACCCGTTCGCCTTGCTGAAGGCGGTCCGCGCCCACGCCGAACGCACCACGGTCTTCTGCCAGAGCACCCGCATCTCGGCGCCTCCCAGGTACCAGCGACTCCTCGCCTACCTGGAGGACTCCGTCGTCGAGGTGAACGCACCGAGCGAAGGCGGCGTCTTCCACCCGAAGCTGTGGGCGCTGCGCCTCGTGGGCAGCGACGGAGAGGTGAAGTACCGGGTGCTCTGCCTCTCACGGAACCTCACGTTCGACCCCTCCTGGGATACAGCGCTCGTCCTGGACGGCGACCTGGCGGACCGGCAGCGAGCCTTCTCCGCGAACCGGCCACTGGCGGACTTCTTCCGCGCCCTTCCCTCCCTCGCCGTGCGCCCGCCCCCGCAGCGGGTGCTGGACGACGTCGCGCGCATCGCCAGCGAACTGGAACGGGTGCGCTTCGAGCTTCCGCTGCCCTTCGAGGAACTGCGATTCCATCCCCTGGGCCTGCCCGGCTACACGCGTCACCCCCTGGAGACGGCACCCCGGACGCTCATCGTCTCTCCCTTCGTCACCGCGCCCGCACTCGAGGAGCTCGCGGAGGGCGGAATCCTCGTCTCCCGCATGGATGAGCTGGCGAAGCTTCCTCCGGAGAGCCTCGCGCCGTTCGAAGTGCACGTGCTGCACGACGGCGCGGAGATGCTGGAGTTCGGCGACACGGGAGAGGCGCCCGCTCGCGGAGGCGAGGACTCACCGCCCCCGTCTGGCCTGCACGCCAAGCTGTTCGTCCAGGACGAGGGCTGGAACGCTCACGTCTGGACGGGCTCGGCCAATGCCACGAGCGCGGCGTTCCACCAGAACGTCGAGTTCCTCGTGCAGCTGACGGGGAAGAAGAGCCAGGTCGGCATCGATGCCCTGCTCGACGGTCGCCAGGGGGAGCCCGGGCTGCGCGCCCTGCTCGCCTCATGGACTCCGCCGGACAAGCCCGCGGAGGAGGACTCCTCCGCCAAGGCCCTGGAGGAGCGACTGCGCGTCGCCCGCAGCCAGCTGGGCCGGGTGACCTGGATCGCCGAAGTCACGGAGGGCCCCGACGGGTTCGCGACGCGCCTGCGCTCCGAGGGGCCGGTCGTGATTCCAGCGGACCTCACCGTGAGCGTCTGGCCCATCTCGCTTCCCCGGGACACCTTCGCGCGTCCGCTCGAGTCGCATGCGGGACACGCGGGCGTGGACTTCGCGGCGCGCAGCTTCGAGGCGCTTACGGCGTTCTTCGCGTTCTCCCTGATCACCACCGTGGGGGACCAGCGAGCCGAAGCCGTCTTCGTCGTCACCGCGGTCCTCCAGAATGCCCCCGCGAACCGCGCCGCGCGAATCCTCCAGTCGATGCTCGATGATCCCGCCAAGGTGCTGCGCTTCCTGCGGATGCTCCTGGCCTCGGACCCGTTGGACATCCTGGAGGGCCTGGCGGGCTTGGAGATGACGGGAGCCGACCCGGCCGGTCTGGGCACCGGCGCTGGCGCTGGCGCGGAGGTGCCGCTCCTCGAAGCCATGATCCGGACGTTGGACCGGGATCCGGCGCGCCTGGATGCCATCCATCAAGTGGTGCAGGACCTCCTGTCGAACGAGGAAGGGCGGCGGCTGTTGCCGGACGGCTTCCTCGCGGCCTGGGAGCCGCTCTGGGCGGCGCGGAAGTCCCTGACGGGGGAGGTGGCAGCGTGA
- a CDS encoding helicase-related protein — translation MSRSSETEILAEAERALRGLKDFQRETVDYVFERLFFPDGSGRFLVADEVGLGKTMIAKGVIARTVQHLRGRVDRLDVVYICSNADIARQNVSRLKLEGEHVTLASRLTLLPKAAQRLKDSPSRVNFISFTPATSFDLGGGLGHVEERLLLHAMLSELWGLGTSATAMNVLQGGVDSERFRERVRNTRLADFDPTGDSTRFFAKELDKRAAEARARGEPELRTRFDELRQAYSTSRSQPDVATSRLRSRLVGELRSALASSCVATLEPDLVVLDEFQRFSHLLDGQDEASELARALFDFEGVRTLLLSATPYKMYTTASEAGGEDHYQDFARTLRFLERKQEGADDIDKLFQQYRQGLMALGDAERRRELEAVRWKLEDRLRRVMVRTERLASTPDRNGMLKAVPSSSAKLTRDDALGYLALQKVARLCDHHDTLEYWKSTPYALNYMDEGYKLKRTLLERSEDGQARFELARALTAPGNLRLPWAAIERYAEIDLGNARMRELVEQTLGRGAHRLLWLQPSLAYYRLRGAWAEPGASDVAKRLVFSSWKFAPRAIAALLSYEAERRMYGREERDGYSSERRRRRGAALRFQVTDGRPTGMPILALLYPSVFLARACDPVRFAAESYRDGAPAEGLVELDEVLAAARMQLEVALRRLPSAPHEGRVDERWYWAAPLLLDRAIEPGTTEQWFDRADLPELWMGTNDPEQAEHSWHAHVEAAREMLRGEGEPLGRRPDDLVDVLAEMAIAAPGVTLLRSMLRVLELRTDALTDTEGMRIRDAAAMAAWAFRALFNQPEFAEMLHREVAEPRDLPYWRAVLRYAVDGCLQAVLDEYAHVLRDHLGLHTGSAAERVHEIAENIAEALSLRTASLTTYDVEPSEGGRTVLQETHRMRCHFALRFGDEKSDDGQVATRADSVRKAFNSPFWPFVVATTSVGQEGLDFHAYCHAVVHWNLPGNPVDLEQREGRVHRYKGHAIRKNVARVHGLEALNAAATDVWEVMFEKARQARPKGATDIVPYWVYPVEDGARIERHVLALPLSREFERAERLSRSLAIYRMAFGQPRQDDLINYLVETVDPQVLEDALAATRIDLSPFAADITAQGTRASRR, via the coding sequence GTGAGCCGCTCATCGGAGACGGAGATCCTGGCCGAAGCGGAGCGGGCGCTGCGCGGCTTGAAGGACTTCCAGCGGGAGACGGTCGATTACGTCTTCGAGCGCCTCTTCTTCCCGGATGGCTCCGGCCGCTTCCTCGTCGCGGACGAGGTGGGGCTGGGAAAGACGATGATCGCCAAGGGCGTCATCGCGCGGACCGTCCAGCACCTCCGCGGCCGGGTGGACCGGCTGGATGTCGTCTACATCTGCTCCAACGCGGACATCGCGCGTCAGAACGTCAGCCGCCTCAAGCTCGAGGGGGAACACGTCACGCTCGCCTCCCGCCTGACGCTGCTCCCCAAGGCGGCCCAGCGGCTCAAGGACTCTCCGTCCCGCGTCAACTTCATCTCCTTCACGCCCGCGACGTCGTTCGACCTGGGGGGAGGCCTGGGGCATGTGGAGGAACGCCTCCTGCTCCACGCCATGCTGAGTGAGTTGTGGGGGCTGGGCACCAGCGCGACCGCGATGAACGTGCTCCAGGGAGGCGTGGACAGCGAGCGCTTCCGGGAGCGCGTCCGGAACACCCGGCTCGCGGACTTCGACCCGACGGGAGACAGCACCCGCTTTTTCGCGAAGGAGCTCGATAAGCGCGCGGCGGAGGCCCGGGCACGGGGTGAGCCGGAGCTGCGCACGCGCTTCGACGAGCTCCGCCAGGCGTACTCCACCTCCAGGAGCCAGCCGGACGTCGCCACGTCCCGGTTGCGCTCCCGGCTGGTGGGGGAGCTGCGCTCGGCGCTCGCATCCAGCTGTGTCGCGACGCTGGAGCCCGACCTCGTCGTCCTCGACGAGTTCCAGCGCTTCAGCCATCTGCTCGATGGGCAGGATGAAGCCAGCGAGCTGGCACGCGCCCTCTTCGACTTCGAGGGCGTGCGGACCCTGCTGCTCTCCGCGACGCCGTACAAGATGTACACGACCGCCAGCGAGGCGGGCGGAGAGGACCACTATCAGGACTTCGCCCGGACGCTCCGCTTCCTCGAACGGAAGCAGGAGGGGGCTGACGACATCGACAAGCTCTTCCAGCAATACCGACAGGGCCTCATGGCGCTGGGAGACGCGGAGCGGCGGAGAGAACTCGAGGCCGTCCGCTGGAAGCTGGAAGACCGGCTGCGGCGGGTGATGGTGCGGACCGAACGGCTGGCCTCCACGCCCGACCGCAACGGCATGCTCAAGGCGGTTCCTTCATCCAGCGCGAAGCTGACGCGCGACGACGCGCTGGGATACCTCGCGCTCCAGAAGGTCGCCCGGCTGTGCGACCACCACGACACGCTCGAGTACTGGAAGAGCACCCCGTACGCGTTGAACTACATGGATGAGGGCTACAAGCTCAAGCGCACGCTCCTGGAGCGGAGCGAGGACGGTCAGGCGCGATTCGAGCTGGCCCGGGCGCTGACGGCCCCTGGCAACCTGCGGCTCCCCTGGGCCGCCATCGAGCGCTACGCGGAGATCGACCTGGGCAATGCCCGGATGCGAGAGCTCGTGGAACAGACCCTCGGGCGCGGGGCGCACCGCCTGCTCTGGCTTCAGCCCTCGCTTGCCTACTACCGGCTTCGCGGCGCCTGGGCCGAGCCGGGCGCGAGTGATGTCGCCAAGCGACTCGTCTTCTCCTCCTGGAAGTTCGCTCCCAGGGCCATCGCGGCACTGTTGAGCTACGAGGCCGAGCGGCGGATGTACGGGCGCGAGGAGCGCGACGGCTACTCCTCCGAGCGACGGCGCCGCCGGGGCGCGGCCCTTCGCTTCCAGGTGACGGATGGGCGCCCGACCGGCATGCCCATCCTGGCCCTGCTCTACCCCAGTGTCTTCCTCGCTCGCGCCTGTGACCCCGTGCGCTTCGCGGCGGAGTCGTATCGTGACGGTGCGCCGGCAGAGGGGCTCGTCGAGCTCGACGAGGTGCTCGCGGCGGCCCGCATGCAGCTTGAGGTCGCCTTGAGGCGCCTGCCATCCGCGCCCCATGAAGGACGCGTGGACGAGCGGTGGTACTGGGCGGCGCCCCTCCTCCTGGATCGCGCCATCGAGCCGGGCACCACCGAGCAGTGGTTCGACCGTGCGGACCTGCCAGAGCTGTGGATGGGGACGAACGACCCGGAGCAGGCGGAGCATTCGTGGCACGCCCACGTGGAGGCCGCCCGGGAGATGTTGCGTGGCGAGGGGGAGCCCTTGGGGCGCCGGCCTGACGACCTCGTGGACGTCCTCGCGGAGATGGCGATCGCGGCCCCCGGCGTCACGCTCCTCAGGTCGATGCTTCGCGTCCTCGAGCTTCGCACCGATGCGCTGACCGACACGGAGGGCATGCGCATCCGGGATGCCGCGGCGATGGCGGCCTGGGCATTCCGGGCCCTGTTCAACCAGCCCGAGTTCGCGGAGATGCTGCACCGCGAGGTCGCCGAGCCCAGGGACCTGCCCTACTGGAGGGCCGTGCTCCGCTACGCGGTGGACGGCTGCCTGCAGGCCGTGCTGGACGAGTATGCGCACGTGCTCCGAGACCATCTGGGACTGCATACGGGGAGCGCCGCCGAGCGGGTGCATGAGATCGCGGAGAACATCGCGGAGGCGTTGTCACTGCGCACCGCGAGCCTGACCACCTACGACGTGGAGCCGAGCGAGGGCGGACGGACGGTCCTGCAGGAGACCCACCGCATGCGCTGCCACTTCGCCCTGAGGTTCGGAGACGAAAAGTCCGACGATGGGCAGGTGGCCACCCGCGCGGACTCCGTGCGCAAGGCGTTCAACTCCCCATTCTGGCCCTTCGTGGTGGCAACCACCTCGGTGGGACAAGAGGGCCTGGACTTCCACGCGTACTGCCATGCGGTGGTGCATTGGAATCTGCCTGGCAACCCGGTGGACCTCGAGCAGCGCGAAGGCCGGGTCCACCGGTACAAGGGACATGCGATCCGAAAGAACGTGGCGCGGGTCCACGGGCTGGAGGCCCTCAACGCCGCGGCGACGGACGTCTGGGAAGTGATGTTCGAGAAGGCGCGCCAGGCGCGCCCGAAGGGAGCGACCGACATCGTTCCGTACTGGGTCTACCCCGTGGAAGATGGCGCGCGGATCGAGCGACATGTCCTGGCGCTCCCGCTGAGCCGCGAGTTCGAGCGGGCGGAGCGCCTGTCCAGGTCACTCGCCATCTACAGAATGGCCTTTGGTCAGCCACGGCAAGACGACCTCATCAACTACCTGGTCGAGACCGTGGATCCCCAGGTCCTGGAAGATGCGCTCGCCGCGACACGCATCGACCTGTCCCCCTTCGCGGCGGATATCACCGCCCAAGGAACGCGCGCATCTCGGAGATGA
- a CDS encoding alpha/beta fold hydrolase: MRTSWLRLSWVLLLSACATTPPPPPGGTVEPLHQVSRVRVAPEVELEVLDYGGKGPALVFLAGVGSTGHVFDVLAPEFKATHHVYAFTRRGFGASSWPATGYDSATLGHDVLAAMEGLGLKKATLVGHSLAGDELNWMGLNHPERVEALIFLDATDNKGEIAEFLKPGPLPPLPFTVLDGQPSREAVTALLARDLGGPFPPHEIDQAYEFDAVTGAYLRYRRLPEATEQCIRGAALPDYAKLKGPVLAISDDQAFAGWVAYLSQAENVPADLRERARVFLPELRQHEAAQEALLKSLPNWKVVTLPGAGHYLWLPRQAEVISEMRAFLGR; this comes from the coding sequence ATGCGAACGTCCTGGCTTCGTCTGTCGTGGGTGTTGTTGCTCTCCGCCTGTGCGACCACTCCGCCCCCGCCGCCCGGCGGCACGGTGGAGCCACTGCACCAGGTAAGCCGGGTGCGGGTGGCCCCGGAGGTCGAGCTGGAGGTGCTCGACTACGGCGGCAAGGGGCCGGCGCTGGTGTTCCTGGCGGGCGTGGGGAGCACGGGCCACGTCTTCGACGTGCTGGCGCCGGAGTTCAAAGCCACGCACCACGTCTACGCCTTCACCCGGCGCGGCTTCGGGGCGTCGAGCTGGCCGGCCACCGGCTACGACAGTGCGACGTTGGGGCACGACGTGCTGGCCGCGATGGAGGGACTGGGGCTGAAGAAGGCGACGCTCGTGGGGCATTCGCTCGCGGGGGATGAGCTGAACTGGATGGGCCTGAACCATCCGGAGCGCGTGGAGGCGCTCATCTTCCTGGACGCCACGGACAACAAGGGGGAGATCGCCGAGTTCCTGAAGCCCGGTCCGCTGCCGCCGCTGCCGTTCACCGTGCTCGACGGGCAGCCGTCACGTGAGGCGGTGACAGCGCTGCTGGCGCGAGACCTGGGCGGCCCGTTCCCTCCGCACGAGATTGATCAGGCGTACGAGTTCGACGCTGTCACGGGCGCGTACCTGCGCTACCGCCGCTTGCCGGAGGCGACGGAGCAGTGCATCCGGGGCGCGGCACTGCCGGATTACGCGAAGCTGAAGGGCCCGGTGCTGGCCATCTCCGACGACCAGGCCTTCGCGGGCTGGGTGGCGTACCTGTCCCAGGCGGAGAACGTCCCCGCGGACCTGCGCGAGCGGGCCCGGGTCTTCCTTCCGGAGCTGCGCCAGCACGAGGCCGCCCAGGAAGCCCTGCTCAAGAGCCTGCCGAACTGGAAGGTCGTGACGCTCCCAGGCGCGGGGCACTACCTCTGGCTCCCGCGACAGGCGGAGGTCATCTCCGAGATGCGCGCGTTCCTTGGGCGGTGA
- a CDS encoding DUF4139 domain-containing protein, with protein sequence MRVVPSVLESVTVHAEGALCTRAFVLSPENGHLPAQVRVDGLPLALRTGSLRARVVEGPSDLLVRDLKPTFDVRMPSESELPAEQHALEAAEATLAAVHGRLERVRAEIAALRGLTPTWPAARKGQPPREAPLASMLSLTGFVEAELAELQAQELDLARQHRDATNELELRRRRVQELSSARSVDRTRLFRAALLTLSGPIAANADARLVLEYAVAGARWVPTYDLRLPRTLEEGTLRMRAAVVQRTGEDWTGVRLAVSTASLERRAEVPELKSLRIGRSQPAPARSGWREPAPGLEELFAGYDALHVARPEPVLPKPQPPPMPVMQEGAYEQEKAYKESASFGGAPGAPPSVSAPPPPAPMAAAPKSSGAFLGAARPSRNVTGGVQAQSMPSARGGGGMDRLRSKKRAVVEEDLDDAPMADEAMDEEEGGAGDELRSAAGLEPADRLFDYDSLTLAPAASQAQRGRLRPRSALVSQAMLSITSVNVQVEVVRLEAQAFVIAESVNSVAPPTWAVPPHDSARHFDARFDAEAVADVPSDGAWHTVPMLTVPLVLKAEYVCVPSVEPRVFRTVRLDNASPHPLLAGPVDVTLGDEFLMTSPMPTLGPGETQRLGLGVEEALQVARNTRFDEASGGMFGNSTVLTHHVSVEVANHLSRAANIAISERISAVPDSQKDIKVEEAEVAPPWQKPTPLPGEAAVEGERVWRVSVPAGEKRSMKATWVVKLPASKMLNGGNRRT encoded by the coding sequence ATGCGCGTCGTACCGTCCGTCCTGGAATCCGTCACCGTTCACGCCGAGGGCGCGCTGTGCACGCGCGCGTTCGTGCTCTCGCCCGAGAACGGCCACCTGCCCGCTCAGGTCCGCGTCGACGGCCTGCCGCTGGCCCTGCGCACGGGCTCGCTGCGTGCCCGGGTGGTGGAGGGGCCGTCGGACCTCCTCGTCCGCGACCTCAAGCCCACCTTCGATGTGCGGATGCCTTCAGAGTCGGAGCTGCCCGCCGAACAGCACGCGCTCGAAGCGGCGGAGGCCACGCTGGCGGCCGTGCATGGCCGGCTGGAGCGGGTTCGCGCGGAGATCGCGGCGCTGCGCGGCCTGACCCCCACCTGGCCGGCCGCGCGCAAGGGCCAGCCCCCTCGCGAGGCACCGCTGGCCTCCATGCTGTCCCTCACGGGCTTCGTGGAAGCGGAGCTGGCGGAGCTGCAGGCCCAGGAGCTGGACCTGGCGCGCCAGCACCGCGACGCCACGAACGAGCTGGAGCTGCGCCGCCGCCGCGTCCAGGAGCTGTCCTCCGCGCGGAGCGTGGACCGGACCCGGCTGTTCCGCGCGGCGCTGCTGACGCTGTCCGGCCCCATCGCCGCGAACGCGGACGCGCGGCTGGTGCTGGAGTACGCGGTGGCCGGCGCGCGCTGGGTGCCGACCTATGACCTGCGCCTGCCGCGCACGCTGGAGGAAGGCACGCTGCGCATGCGCGCCGCCGTCGTCCAGCGGACCGGCGAGGACTGGACGGGGGTGCGGCTCGCCGTCTCCACCGCGAGCCTGGAGCGGCGCGCGGAGGTGCCGGAGCTGAAGTCACTGCGCATCGGACGCAGCCAGCCGGCCCCCGCGCGTTCGGGGTGGCGTGAACCCGCGCCCGGCCTGGAGGAGCTGTTCGCGGGCTACGACGCCCTGCACGTCGCCCGCCCGGAGCCGGTCCTCCCCAAGCCCCAACCGCCGCCCATGCCGGTCATGCAGGAAGGCGCGTACGAGCAGGAGAAGGCCTACAAGGAGTCGGCCTCGTTCGGAGGCGCGCCCGGAGCACCGCCCAGCGTGTCCGCGCCCCCTCCGCCGGCCCCCATGGCGGCGGCCCCCAAGTCCTCGGGGGCCTTCCTGGGCGCGGCGCGTCCCTCGCGCAACGTCACCGGCGGCGTCCAGGCACAGAGCATGCCCTCGGCCCGCGGCGGTGGCGGCATGGACCGCCTGCGCAGCAAGAAGCGCGCGGTCGTGGAGGAAGACCTCGACGACGCCCCGATGGCGGATGAGGCGATGGATGAAGAAGAGGGCGGCGCCGGCGATGAGCTCCGGAGCGCGGCGGGCCTGGAGCCGGCGGACCGTCTGTTCGACTACGACTCGCTGACGTTGGCCCCCGCGGCCTCCCAGGCGCAGCGCGGCCGGTTGCGTCCCCGCTCCGCGCTCGTCTCCCAGGCGATGCTGTCCATCACGTCGGTGAACGTGCAGGTGGAGGTGGTGCGCCTGGAGGCCCAGGCCTTCGTCATCGCCGAGTCCGTGAACAGCGTGGCGCCCCCCACCTGGGCCGTGCCACCGCACGACTCCGCCCGTCACTTCGATGCGCGCTTCGACGCGGAGGCCGTCGCGGACGTGCCGTCCGATGGCGCGTGGCACACCGTGCCCATGCTGACGGTGCCCCTGGTGCTCAAGGCCGAATACGTGTGCGTGCCCTCCGTGGAGCCGCGCGTCTTCCGCACGGTGCGCCTGGACAACGCCTCGCCGCATCCGCTGCTCGCGGGGCCCGTGGACGTGACGCTCGGCGACGAGTTCCTGATGACGTCGCCCATGCCCACGCTGGGGCCGGGCGAGACGCAGCGGCTGGGGTTGGGCGTGGAGGAGGCGCTCCAGGTGGCGCGCAACACCCGCTTCGACGAGGCCTCGGGCGGCATGTTCGGCAACAGCACGGTGCTCACGCACCACGTCTCCGTGGAGGTGGCCAACCACCTCTCCCGCGCCGCGAACATCGCCATCTCCGAGCGGATCAGCGCGGTCCCCGACTCCCAGAAGGACATCAAGGTGGAGGAGGCGGAGGTGGCGCCGCCCTGGCAGAAGCCCACGCCGCTGCCGGGTGAAGCGGCGGTGGAGGGCGAGCGGGTGTGGCGCGTGAGCGTCCCCGCTGGAGAGAAGCGTTCGATGAAGGCGACGTGGGTCGTGAAGCTGCCCGCCAGCAAGATGCTGAACGGCGGGAACCGGAGGACGTGA
- a CDS encoding mucoidy inhibitor MuiA family protein produces MRTSILLPLIKVTVLEDRALVERSGTVTLPPGPCRLVVDGLPAVAVDRSLQAKLTGGMVTQASLRRSMRAVLPEALREHQSELARRAFEREQVLARAQAEVRRLEAKHGLLETARRDILRAISERTGAGEADPAKWKEQLATVRQEQTAADDQLRHARRELGRLERQHIQESRDVLSRTEVPEPKLDVRAELDVSHAAGGEATLTLSYLVPCAAWRPAYRAVLGLAEAASSVKLECEAVVWQNTGEPWKDVTLAFSTARPTLGATPPRLTEDWLSLREKTSREKQVVDVSMREESLQETGEAGTTKAADALPGMDDGGEAVTLSAPHKATVPSDGEAHRVALFAFTSPATSELVACPEQSPLVHRVAKFDNTGPAVLLAGPVDLVRSNGYVGRAQLKFAGRGERVKLGFGSEDSLRVSRQVDVGEEVARITGRRTRTQKVKLFVSNMGAKPAALAVEERMPVSEVEAVEVALLKDATKPAPTKVSDEGIVRFELSVPPRSRQTVAFGFTVASAAKVAGI; encoded by the coding sequence ATGCGCACTTCCATTCTGTTGCCCCTGATCAAGGTGACGGTCCTGGAGGACCGGGCGCTCGTCGAGCGCAGCGGCACGGTGACGCTGCCCCCGGGCCCCTGCCGCCTCGTGGTGGACGGACTGCCGGCGGTGGCGGTGGACCGCTCGCTCCAGGCGAAGCTCACCGGCGGCATGGTGACCCAGGCCAGCCTGCGCCGCTCGATGCGCGCGGTGCTGCCCGAAGCGCTGCGCGAGCACCAATCGGAGCTGGCCCGCCGCGCCTTCGAACGCGAGCAGGTGCTGGCACGCGCCCAGGCGGAGGTGCGGCGCCTGGAGGCGAAGCACGGCCTGCTGGAGACCGCGCGCCGGGACATCCTCCGCGCCATCTCCGAGCGCACCGGCGCGGGTGAGGCGGATCCGGCGAAGTGGAAGGAACAGCTCGCGACGGTCCGCCAGGAGCAGACCGCGGCCGACGATCAACTGCGGCACGCCCGCCGTGAGCTGGGGCGCCTGGAGCGTCAGCACATCCAGGAGAGCCGCGACGTGCTGTCCCGCACGGAGGTGCCGGAGCCCAAGCTGGACGTGCGCGCCGAGCTGGACGTGAGCCACGCCGCGGGCGGTGAGGCGACGTTGACGCTCAGCTACCTGGTGCCGTGCGCCGCGTGGCGGCCGGCCTACCGCGCGGTGCTGGGGCTCGCGGAGGCGGCGTCCTCGGTGAAGTTGGAGTGCGAAGCCGTGGTCTGGCAGAACACCGGCGAGCCGTGGAAGGACGTGACGCTGGCCTTCTCCACGGCGCGGCCCACGCTGGGCGCCACGCCCCCCAGGCTCACGGAGGACTGGCTCTCCCTGCGGGAGAAGACGTCGCGCGAGAAGCAGGTGGTGGATGTCTCCATGCGCGAGGAGTCCCTCCAGGAGACGGGCGAGGCGGGAACGACGAAGGCTGCGGACGCGCTGCCCGGCATGGACGACGGCGGCGAGGCGGTGACGCTGTCCGCGCCGCACAAGGCCACGGTGCCGTCGGACGGAGAGGCGCACCGCGTGGCGCTGTTCGCGTTCACGTCGCCCGCCACTTCGGAGCTGGTGGCCTGCCCGGAGCAGTCACCGCTGGTGCACCGCGTGGCGAAGTTCGACAACACGGGGCCGGCGGTGTTGCTCGCGGGGCCGGTGGACCTGGTGCGTTCCAACGGCTACGTGGGCCGCGCGCAGCTCAAGTTCGCGGGCCGGGGCGAGCGCGTGAAGCTGGGCTTCGGCAGCGAGGACTCGCTGCGCGTGTCGCGGCAGGTGGACGTGGGCGAGGAGGTCGCCCGCATCACCGGCCGGCGCACGCGCACCCAGAAGGTGAAGCTGTTCGTCTCCAACATGGGCGCGAAGCCCGCAGCGCTCGCGGTGGAGGAGCGAATGCCGGTGTCGGAGGTGGAGGCCGTGGAGGTAGCGCTGCTCAAGGACGCCACGAAGCCCGCGCCCACCAAGGTCAGTGACGAGGGCATCGTGCGCTTCGAGTTGAGCGTGCCGCCGCGCTCCCGTCAGACGGTGGCCTTCGGCTTCACGGTGGCCAGCGCCGCGAAGGTCGCGGGCATCTAG
- a CDS encoding alpha/beta fold hydrolase, protein MPFATRSGRRIHYEVQGHGPPLLLLHGLLQLGSHWSLKGYLPALTDAYTVVTFDSLGHGQSDTPHDLEAYALKHRVEDALSVLDTLSIDRAHAWGYSMGGWTVCGLASFAPERLASYVVGGWDPVVGLPVAYAALEKQLKPGTTVDWFQVLLMGARRAPELAEAIDAGDLDALRLCMKACETSAGLDEALVRSGKPGGCCIAA, encoded by the coding sequence ATGCCCTTCGCGACAAGGTCCGGCCGCCGCATCCACTACGAGGTCCAGGGCCACGGCCCTCCCCTGCTGCTCCTGCACGGCCTGCTGCAGCTGGGCTCGCACTGGTCGCTCAAGGGGTACCTGCCCGCGCTGACGGACGCGTACACGGTGGTGACGTTCGACTCGCTGGGGCACGGCCAGAGCGACACGCCGCACGACCTGGAGGCCTACGCGCTGAAGCATCGCGTGGAGGACGCGCTGTCGGTGCTCGACACGCTCTCCATCGACCGGGCCCACGCATGGGGCTACTCGATGGGCGGCTGGACGGTGTGTGGCCTGGCGTCCTTCGCGCCGGAGCGGCTGGCGTCCTACGTGGTGGGCGGCTGGGATCCGGTGGTGGGCCTGCCCGTGGCCTACGCGGCCCTGGAGAAGCAGCTCAAGCCCGGCACGACGGTGGACTGGTTCCAGGTGCTCCTGATGGGAGCACGGCGCGCGCCGGAGCTGGCGGAGGCCATCGACGCGGGAGACCTGGACGCACTCCGGCTGTGCATGAAGGCCTGCGAGACGTCGGCGGGCCTGGACGAGGCGCTGGTGCGCTCCGGCAAGCCGGGGGGCTGCTGTATTGCGGCGTGA